One stretch of Clostridia bacterium DNA includes these proteins:
- a CDS encoding extracellular solute-binding protein, with protein MKKFLTILLILTMTFSLFACKPKNNYDELDFTETDDLVEYTFWAFNWNSYAGTKSDRIISYIENKFNVKINLTGVSEDSWKTKINLLVANDTAPDLFFYTPGTSVYRTWVSDGMLLKLDPYIEKAQAQNLKSILNSNQIKYSTFDGNHYFVPNIFGEMNHAMYVRKDWMNKWINSRGLDIEYPETLEQFADMLKFFTTEDPDGNGKNDTVGMAASSETAWLDNFCAAFGIQPNWTKTGDDYEISALTDGYKEFLQYFANLYSKGYIYKDFYTLNDAEKLELFTSGKAGVVISNNGATVDHIVNQMSNSTLKGLLNDKDDYLDYIDIINMPSGEFAGGYQGNNWYYGGFSISYKVQEPMRLIRILDYLMSEEGQMLRLFGLKDVHYSIDEQGNIVPNLAERVKEGARFQITDLTTAKQNGKYLIGVYFSENRVSVDQNNDLQVTYDYQIYTNQELIKKSYDMIAQSELNYDDGAFIVDYSKNYYDKLNQIKDEIKNTFILVVSGQKTVDSQLDYLKKRLNAIGYNQVKQEYKSTLTKFGVNS; from the coding sequence ATGAAAAAATTCTTGACAATCTTATTAATCTTAACAATGACTTTTTCTTTGTTTGCATGCAAACCAAAAAACAATTATGACGAACTTGATTTTACAGAAACTGACGATTTGGTTGAATACACTTTTTGGGCATTTAACTGGAATTCATACGCAGGCACAAAAAGCGATAGAATCATTTCGTATATAGAAAATAAATTCAATGTAAAAATCAATCTTACGGGTGTTTCGGAAGATTCATGGAAAACCAAAATCAATCTTTTGGTTGCCAATGACACTGCTCCTGATTTGTTTTTCTATACGCCCGGCACTTCTGTATATAGAACATGGGTTTCGGACGGAATGCTTTTAAAACTTGATCCTTATATTGAAAAAGCCCAGGCTCAAAACCTAAAAAGCATTTTAAACAGCAATCAAATAAAATATTCTACCTTTGACGGTAATCATTATTTTGTTCCTAATATCTTTGGCGAAATGAACCATGCAATGTATGTGCGCAAAGATTGGATGAACAAATGGATTAACTCAAGAGGACTAGATATTGAATATCCTGAAACCTTGGAACAGTTTGCTGATATGCTTAAGTTCTTTACCACAGAAGATCCTGACGGCAACGGCAAGAATGATACTGTAGGTATGGCTGCTTCATCCGAAACTGCATGGCTTGATAACTTCTGTGCTGCTTTTGGAATTCAACCTAACTGGACCAAAACAGGCGATGATTATGAAATAAGCGCGTTGACAGACGGATACAAAGAATTCTTACAATATTTCGCTAATTTGTATTCCAAGGGATATATATATAAAGACTTTTACACTCTCAACGATGCAGAAAAATTAGAGCTTTTCACTTCAGGAAAAGCAGGCGTAGTAATATCCAATAACGGTGCGACTGTTGACCATATAGTTAATCAGATGTCCAACAGTACATTAAAAGGTCTATTAAACGACAAGGACGATTATCTGGACTATATAGATATTATCAATATGCCTAGCGGTGAATTTGCAGGCGGATATCAAGGCAACAACTGGTACTATGGCGGTTTCTCAATTTCATATAAAGTTCAAGAACCTATGAGACTTATAAGAATACTTGATTATCTTATGAGTGAAGAAGGTCAGATGTTGAGATTGTTTGGTTTAAAAGATGTTCATTACAGCATAGATGAGCAAGGCAATATTGTGCCTAATCTTGCAGAAAGAGTAAAAGAAGGCGCAAGATTCCAAATCACCGATTTAACGACAGCTAAGCAAAACGGAAAATATCTAATAGGCGTTTATTTTTCGGAAAATAGAGTTAGTGTTGACCAAAACAACGATTTGCAGGTTACATACGATTATCAAATATACACCAATCAAGAACTTATCAAAAAGTCATACGATATGATAGCACAGTCTGAACTAAATTATGATGACGGTGCGTTTATCGTGGATTATTCCAAAAATTATTATGACAAGTTAAACCAAATAAAAGACGAGATAAAAAACACTTTTATTTTGGTAGTATCTGGACAAAAGACTGTGGATTCTCAATTGGATTACTTAAAAAAGAGACTCAATGCGATAGGCTATAACCAAGTAAAACAAGAATATAAGAGCACATTGACTAAGTTCGGCGTCAATAGTTAA
- a CDS encoding carbohydrate ABC transporter permease — MVKSIFKRIKPLEIIIYLIIGLLVVCTILPFLNVISISLSSYENVVSNKAMLFPKGWTFDAYTVLMSKKVWISFVWTIVIVIASSVLHIIVCLLTAYPLSKNQLPGRKFLLLFILIPMLFSGGLVPYYKVLSGLGFVDNWMVFIVPGLFSGYNVILMKNFINQIPASMEEAARIDGAGYFKILFSILAPSSMPIIATLLLFYGVGKWNDWFTALIFINQKTYLYPLQSVLNEILTAGNLDNISGLITSGKVFTDSTKMAVTIFSIIPIASVYPFLQKYFVQGIFVGSVKD; from the coding sequence ATGGTAAAAAGCATTTTTAAAAGAATAAAACCCCTAGAAATAATTATTTATTTAATTATAGGATTATTAGTTGTATGCACTATTTTACCCTTTCTTAATGTAATATCAATCAGCCTTTCTTCTTATGAAAATGTAGTATCCAATAAAGCAATGCTTTTTCCAAAAGGATGGACATTTGATGCTTATACAGTACTTATGAGCAAAAAAGTTTGGATAAGTTTTGTCTGGACTATTGTTATAGTAATTGCTTCTTCCGTACTTCACATCATTGTGTGCTTGTTAACAGCATATCCTTTATCCAAAAATCAGTTGCCTGGAAGAAAATTTTTGCTTTTGTTCATACTGATACCTATGCTGTTTTCGGGCGGGTTAGTACCTTACTACAAGGTTTTGAGCGGATTGGGATTTGTAGATAACTGGATGGTGTTTATCGTCCCTGGATTGTTCTCCGGCTACAATGTAATCTTAATGAAAAACTTTATTAATCAAATACCTGCTTCTATGGAAGAAGCCGCCCGAATAGACGGAGCAGGATATTTCAAAATTCTGTTTAGTATATTGGCACCTTCGTCCATGCCTATAATAGCAACTTTGCTGCTGTTTTATGGCGTGGGCAAATGGAACGATTGGTTTACCGCTTTGATATTTATCAATCAAAAAACTTATCTTTATCCATTGCAAAGTGTGCTTAACGAAATTCTTACAGCAGGTAACTTAGACAATATAAGCGGTCTTATAACATCAGGAAAAGTGTTTACTGATTCTACTAAGATGGCTGTAACTATCTTTTCTATAATTCCGATTGCAAGCGTTTATCCTTTCTTACAAAAATACTTTGTGCAAGGAATTTTTGTAGGCTCGGTAAAAGATTAA
- a CDS encoding ABC transporter permease subunit gives MLKGTKAKNITILKKINKYRSLYLMLIPAILLLAIFSYAPMFGVIIGFKDLNPRLGVFGSPWADPALKYFMQLFGDSKFWSVLWDTVWISFLRLIFGFPVPVILALLYNEIRNQKFKRFSQTVLYLPYFLSWVVLAGIFKTIFLNEGSFNILLKNLGLSPVPFLTSRSHFLPFLVISDIWKNMGFSSIIYLAAISGIDNSLYEAADIDGAGRFSKMRYITLPSIAVAISINLILQTSNILNGGFDQIYNLDTTGTFYDIIDTYLYRIAFVEGANYSLATALGLFKSVVGFVIIIITNKIANKLGDAGIW, from the coding sequence ATGCTAAAAGGCACAAAAGCAAAAAATATTACAATACTAAAGAAAATTAACAAGTATAGGTCCTTGTACCTTATGCTGATACCTGCAATATTATTGCTGGCAATATTTAGCTATGCACCTATGTTTGGTGTTATCATAGGGTTCAAAGACCTTAACCCCCGTTTGGGTGTATTTGGAAGTCCATGGGCAGATCCGGCATTGAAATACTTTATGCAACTCTTTGGCGATTCTAAATTTTGGAGTGTGTTATGGGATACTGTTTGGATCAGCTTTTTGAGATTGATTTTTGGTTTTCCTGTTCCTGTCATACTTGCTCTTTTATACAACGAAATCCGCAATCAAAAGTTTAAAAGATTTTCTCAAACAGTACTATATCTTCCTTACTTTTTGTCTTGGGTTGTTTTGGCGGGAATTTTTAAAACTATTTTTCTTAACGAAGGCAGCTTTAATATATTGCTAAAAAATCTTGGATTGTCGCCTGTACCGTTTTTGACAAGCAGAAGCCACTTTTTGCCGTTTTTGGTCATTTCAGATATATGGAAAAATATGGGCTTTAGCTCAATTATTTATCTTGCTGCCATTTCAGGCATAGATAATTCTTTGTACGAAGCGGCAGATATTGACGGGGCGGGCAGATTTTCTAAGATGAGATACATAACATTGCCCAGCATCGCCGTAGCGATATCAATCAATTTGATATTGCAAACATCCAATATACTTAACGGCGGTTTTGACCAGATCTATAATTTGGACACTACAGGCACATTTTATGACATCATCGATACATATCTTTATAGAATCGCCTTTGTTGAAGGTGCTAATTACAGCCTTGCAACAGCCCTAGGTCTGTTTAAGTCAGTTGTTGGTTTTGTAATCATCATAATTACTAACAAGATAGCCAATAAATTGGGGGATGCAGGAATATGGTAA